A single Triticum dicoccoides isolate Atlit2015 ecotype Zavitan chromosome 2A, WEW_v2.0, whole genome shotgun sequence DNA region contains:
- the LOC119359540 gene encoding protein BEARSKIN2-like: MADFSSSNGVPPGFRFHPTDEELLLYYLKKKIGFEKFDLEVIREVDLNKIEPWDLQERCRIGSAPQNEWYFFSHKDRKYPTGSRTNRATTAGFWKATGRDKCIRTSYRKIGMRKTLVFYRGRAPHGQKSDWIMHEYRLEEIDEAQGGTSEDGWVVCRVFKKKCFFKIAGGGEGSSSQSADAGGGHMAVSSPLGGHDHADRAAMASHYMHGMHPQYHPQHASSFYYSQMQPPEAAYSHHVQVQDLLTNHRPAADAAGGGYDFSGLPVEHPGLDVGSSDGVAADGLAEGRDQTNGAADQQWQPMDGFSNGGGAAAVQQMSAMNSGQRGGEMDLWGYGR, from the exons ATGGCTGACTTCTCGTCCAGCAACGGCGTCCCGCCGGGGTTCCGGTTCCACCCTACCGACGAGGAGCTGCTGCTCTACTACCTCAAGAAGAAGATCGGCTTCGAAAAGTTCGACCTCGAGGTCATCAGGGAGGTCGACCTCAACAAgatcgagccatgggacctccaAG AGAGATGCCGGATCGGGTCTGCGCCGCAGAACGAGTGGTACTTCTTCAGCCACAAGGACCGCAAGTACCCGACGGGGTCGCGGACGAACCGCGCGACGACGGCCGGGTTCTGGAAGGCAACGGGGAGGGACAAGTGCATCCGCACCAGCTACCGCAAGATCGGGATGCGCAAGACGCTCGTCTTCTACCGCGGCCGCGCCCCACACGGCCAGAAGTCCGACTGGATCATGCACGAGTACCGCCTCGAGGAAATCGACGAAGCCCAGGGCGGCACCAGC GAGGATGGATGGGTGGTGTGCCGCGTGTTCAAGAAGAAGTGTTTCTTCAAGATCGCCGGAGGCGGCGAGGGGAGCTCGAGCCAGAGCGCGGACGCCGGCGGCGGCCACATGGCCGTGTCCTCGCCGCTGGGTGGCCACGACCACGCTGACAGGGCCGCCATGGCATCCCACTACATGCACGGGATGCACCCGCAGTACCACCCCCAGCACGCCTCTTCCTTCTACTACTCCCAGATGCAACCACCGGAGGCGGCCTACTCGCACCACGTGCAGGTCCAGGACCTCCTCACCAACCACCGGCCGGCCGCCGACGCAGCTGGCGGCGGGTATGATTTCTCCGGCCTGCCGGTCGAGCACCCTGGCCTGGACGTCGGCAGCAGCGACGGCGTCGCGGCGGATGGGCTGGCCGAAGGAAGAGATCAGACAAACGGTGCAGCCGATCAGCAGTGGCAGCCGATGGACGGGTTCAGCAACGGCGGGGGCGCCGCTGCAGTACAGCAGATGAGCGCCATGAACTCCGGGCAACGAGGTGGTGAGATGGATTTGTGGGGTTATGGGAGGTAA